The DNA window GCCCCGCTCACCCTGTCGGAGCTGCCGCTCCAGTACGCGGACTACTCCGCGTGGCAGCGCGGCTGGCTCAAGGACCAGGTGCTGGAGAAGGAGGTCGCCTGGTGGCGCAAGCAGTTGGAGGGGGCACCGCCCACCCTGGAGCTGCCCACGGACTTCTCCCGGCCGCCCGTCAGCACCTTCCGAGGTGGCATGGTGGACGTCACGATGCCCCGCGCGCTGCAGGACGCGGTGCAGGCCCTGGCCCGTCGCGAAGGGGCCACGCCCTTCATGGTGCTGCTGGCCGCGTTCCAGACGGTGCTCGCGCGCTACTCCGGTCAGGACGACATCAGCGTCGGCTCCCCCATCGCGGGCCGCCGTCACTCGGACCTGGAGAAGCTCATCGGCTTCTTCGCCAACACGCTCGTGCTGCGCAGCCAGGTCCCCGAGCACCTGACGTTCCGCGAGTTGCTCGGCCGCGTGCGTGAGTCGACGCTGGACGCCTACGCACACCAGGACGTGCCCTTCGAGAAGCTGGTGGAGGAGCTCCAGCCCGAGCGCAGCCTGAATCGCACGCCCCTGTTCCAGGTGCTCTTCGTCCTCCAGAACACCTACCGGGAGACGTACGACACGGGCGACCTGCGCATCATCCCGCTGGAGCCGAACAGCGGCACGGCCAAGTTCGACCTGACGCTCTCCCTCGTCGAGTCGTCGCAGGGCACGGTCGGCTTCCTCGAGTACAGCTCCGACATCTTCACGCGTCAGACGGCGGAGCGGCTGGTGGGCGCGCTGCACCAGGTGCTCGAGGGCGCGGTGGCGCGGCCTGACCAGACGCTGGGCCGGCTGCCCTTGTTGTCCGACGGGGACCGCCGCCAGGTGGTGGAGTCCTTCAACGCGGGCGCGGACCCTACGTACGTCCCGGGGCTCATGCACCGCTGGGTGGAGGCGCAGGCCGCGCGCACGCCGGACCGCGTGGCGGTGACGGATGGCCAGCAGTCGCTCACCTACGCGCAGCTCGATGCACGCGCCAACCAGCTCGCGCACCACCTCATCGCGCTCGGCGTGCCCGTCAACGGCACGGTGGGCCTGTGCCTGGAGCGCGCGAGCCTGGACATGCCCGTCGCGGTGCTGGCCACGATGAAGGCGGGTGCGGCCTTCCTCCCGCTGGACCCCAGCTACCCCGCGGACCGTCTGGCGCTGATGCTGGACGACACCCGCGCCCCCGTCGTCCTCGCGCACTCCGCCCTGGTCTCCACCCTGCCCGCGGGCCTCACGGCCCGGGTCATCCACCTGGAGCAGGAAGGGTCCATCGCATCGCATCCGACGCACTCGCCCGAAGTGGACATGTCGCCGGAGACGAACTGCTACTTCGTCTACACGTCGGGCAGCACGGGCCGTCCGAAGGGCATCGTCATGTCCCACCGCGCGGTGGGCAACATGCTGTGGTGGTTGATGAAGCGCGCGGTGAAGCCGGACGCGACCACGCTCCAGTTCGCCTCGCTCAACTTCGACGTCTCGTTCCAGGAGATCTTCGGAACGTGGTGCCTGGGCGGCAAGGTGTTGCTCATCAACGGCTCGCTGCGCCAGGACCCGCCCGCGATGCTGCGCTACATGCGCGAGCACCGCGTGCAGCGGCTGTTCCTGCCCTTCGTCGCGCTCCAGGCCATGTGCGACGCGGCCCTCACGGAGCAGGAGCTGCCGCCGCTGGGCGAAGTCATCACGGCGGGTGAGCAGCTCCAGGTCACCCCGGCACTGCTCGCGTTCTTCAACCGCCTGCCTGACTGCACGTTGGAGAACCAGTACGGCCCGTCGGAAGCACACGTCGTGACGGCGTGGCGCGCGCCGGCAGACCGCAAGACGTGGCCCGCGCTGCCGCCCGTGGGCGCGCCGCTCACCAACGTGGAGATCTACGTGTTGGACCCGCACGGCGCACCGTGCCCCGTGGGCGTCGCGGGCGAGGTCTACGTGGGTGGCGTCAACGTGGCCCACGGCTACCACGGCCGTCCGGACCTGACGGCGGACCGGTTCGTGCCGCATCTGCTCGGGGGCGCGCCTGGTGCGCGGCTGTACCGCACGGGCGACAAGGCGCGGTGGCTGGCGGATGGCAACCTCGAGTTCCTCGGCCGCCTGGACAGCCAGGTGAAGCTGCGAGGCTTCCGCATCGAGCTGGGTGAAGTGGAAGTGGCCCTGCGTGCCTTGCCCCACGTGCGAGACGCGGTGGCCATCGTCCGCGAGGACGTGGCCGGAGACCGAAGGCTCGTGGGCTACGTGGTGCTCCCGGCCGACGCGCCGTGGGACACGGAAGAGGCGCGCCAGGTCCTGCGCGAGCGGGTGCCCGAGTACATGGTGCCCTCCATCTTCATGCGGCTGGAGTCGCTGCCGCTGATGCCCACGGGCAAGGTGGCGCGCGGCGCACTGCCCCCGCCGGACGAGGAGAGCCTGCGCGGCACCACGCCGTTCGCCGAGCCCCGCACGCCCTTGGAGGAGCTGCTCGCCAAGGTCTTCGCGGAGGTGCTGCGCACGCCTCGCGTGAGCATCACCGACAACTTCTTCTCGTTGGGCGGACACTCGCTGCTCGCCACGCAGGTCGTCTCCCGCGTGCGCGCCGCCGTGGGTGCGGAGCTGCCGCTGCGGGCGCTCTTCGAGGCCCCCACCGTGGAGTCGCTCGCGGCGCTGCTCGAGAGGGCCCAGGCCGCGGCGAAGGCCCAGGACGCTCGCGCCCGGCCGGTGTCGCGTCCCGCCGCACCCACGTGGTCTCCGCTCGTCACGCTGCGCGAGGGAAGTGACACAGCCCGCGTGCTGCATGTCATCCACGGCATGGATGGACGGGTGGCCCCCTACGCCGAGCTGGCGAAGCACGCTCCCGAGGGGTGGAGCGTCGTCGGCATCCAGGCACGTGGCTTCGAGGAAGGCCGTGCGCCGCTGGAGTCGGTGGAGGCCATGGCCACGCTGTACGTCGAGGCCCTGCGCGCCGCGACACCCCAGGGCCCCTATCGCCTGGCGGGTCCGGGCATGGGCGCACTGGTGGCGTGGGAGATGGCGCAGCAGCTCCAGCGGGAAGGCCACGCGGTGGAGCTGCTCCTCGTCGAGCCTCCGCCCGCGGAGCCCGAGGGCACCACGGCGGCCACCGCGGGTGCCCAGGGCGCGCTCTTCGCCCAGGAGCTGGCGGCCCAGGCGGGTGTCGCTCCGCTGGCCCTGCCGTCCGCGCTCACCACGAGCAAGGACGTGGAGCCCCTGCTCTCACACCTGCACACGCAAGGGACTGGCGCGGGGCTGTTGCCCGAGGACGTCTCGCTGGCGGAGCTGCGCACGCGGTTCAAGGTCTTCGCCAGCCACCTGCGCGCGGCGCGGCGCTACCTGCCCGAGCCCTCCGAGGGCCTCGTGCACCTGCTGCGCGCGGCCGGTGCTCCCGAGCGCGACGAGGACGCACTGGACGGCGGCTGGAGCGAGCTGGCCGAGGGCGGCCTCCAGCAGTGGGAGACCTCCGGAGACGTGGGCTCCGTGCTCCGCCCACCCGCCGTCACGGATTGGCTGAGCCGGTGGCTCAACCCGGAGGACCGTTGAAATGCCTGGGGTCCCTTCACTGTCCGTCTTGTGGCGAAGGACCCCACGGAGCAGTCCGTTCAGTGGCACTCCGCCTACTTTTTACGGCGTTGACCACTTTTCCCGAGAAGTAAATAAGATGCAGTCACCTTCAGGAGTCACCCACATGGCGGACGAGCGAGAGGACACGACGATCTACAAGGTCGTCGTCAACCACGAGGAGCAGTATTCCATCTGGCCGGCGGACCGCGAGAACGCGCTCGGCTGGAAGGATGCGGGCAAGCAGGGTCTCAAGGCCGAGTGCCTCGAGTACATCAAGCAGGTCTGGACGGACATGCGCCCGCTGAGCCTGCGCAAGAAGATGGAAGAAGCAGCGCTGAAGAACTAGGTGCCCTTCCTCGCGACGGACCCCGGCGAAACCGCTGGGGTCCGTGGCGTGTGTGGGTGGCCTCAGAGGTCTGGTGGCGGACGGACCCCGAGGTGACAGGCGCGCAGCGCGAGCTGGGTGCGATTCTCCGCTCCGAGCTTCCGGTAGAGCTGCGTGACGTGAGACTTCACCGTGCGCTCGGCGATTTGCAGGTGCGCGGCGATCTTCAAGTTGTCCGCGCCGCCCGCGACATACGCCAGCACTTCGCGTTCCCGCTGCGTGAGTGCCAGAAGCACGCTCGCGGTGGGTGACGTCACGGGTGGATGCTCGAAGTCATTGCGCAGCAGTTGCACCGGGAAGAGCCGCTCACCTCGCACCAGCGAGTTGATGGCCGACGACACCGCGGAGGTCCCCAATCCCTTTCGGAACAGGTAACCCGAGGCGCCTTCGTCGAAGCACTGGGAGATGACCTCCGGAGCGCTCACCGCCGATAGCAACAGCATGCGGACCTCCAGCCGCCGCTTGCGTGCCTCCCGGAGAAGGTTGATGCCTTCCGTCACCGAGCAGCCCACGGCCGCCTCGCTGTCTCCCTCCACATCCATCACCGCCACCTGAGGCGGATCGGTTCCCAACCCATCGAGGAAGAGACGCACGTCCCTCGTCACCGAGGTCACGGCCACTCCCTCGCCACGAAGTCCGTCGGCGAGGTTCTCCCACGCCGCCCACGGTCCCTCGAGAATGGATACACGAATCGCAGCTTGATTGTTTGCCATGCGAAGGCCCCCCAGCCGCCATGGCGAATCACTTTTGACTTCTATGTTGACTGCTCCCGGCCTCCGGAAGACTCAGGTCAGCGGGAAGACGCTTCTCGGTCGTGCATTCACGTCCGCTGAACCACTCCGGGGTCGGCCCATCGATGTAAGACCTGACTCCCTGATTCCTTTCAACTACTCACGACTCTCGACGTCCTTCTGGGCTCCACCTCCGCTGGAGCCCCATTCCTGGTTCCACGTCGCCAATACCCTAACACCGGGAAAGCGCGGTGGCGAAGGCACCCGGGACGCGAGTGTCAAGTGTGCGCGAATCGGATTGGATTCAGCCACCGCGTCCGTTGGTTCGTCATCGCTGTCGCGACCGAGACAGCGTTTTTGCGTCCGCCAGTCAATATCCCGCGTCCCCCTGCGGGGACTCGAGTGTCCGCCGTGCAACAGCCATTTAATTCGAGAACAACGTGACTACCTTGGCCAGAGGCATTCCCGAGTGCGGAAGCGCCGGCGTGTATGCTGGGCACTGGACATGAGCACCGTATCCACACCCCATCTCGCCGTGGCCACGCCGGAGCGCGTGGCGCTGTCCCTGCCCGTTGCGGGCATCGGCTACCGCTGCCTCGCGTGGCTGGTGGACGCCACCCTGCTCTTCTTCTTCTGGGTGGTGGCGTACTTCCTCTTCACGCTGCTGGTGTCCGACGTGCTGGGGGTGTTCCAGGGCCTGTCGGGCCTGGGCCAGACGTTGCTGGTGGTGGGTGTCTTCGCGACGCAGTGGTTGTACTGGACGGTGGGAGAGGTCTTCTTCCATGGACAGACGCTGGGCAAGAAGGCCCTGCGCATCCGGGTGGTGCGCCTGGATGGCTCTCCGGTGGGCGTCTACGAGAGCGCGGTGCGCAACCTGTGCCGCGCGGTGGACTTCCTTCCCGGCCTCTACGCCACCGGCTGCATCAGCATGCTGCTCACGCCCCAACACCGCCGGCTCGGGGACCTGCTGGCCGGGACGGTGCTCGTGCGCGATGAGCGCATCGACCTGGACAAGTACACGGCGGCGGCCCCTGGGGATGCGGGCCCGGGTGCGGGTGCGGCGACTGGACGAATGCTGGCGCCGGATGAAGTGGAGCTGGTGCTGGCCTTCCTGACGCGCGCGCCCGGCTTGCAGCCCGACGCCCGACGGAGGATG is part of the Myxococcus landrumus genome and encodes:
- a CDS encoding MbtH family protein yields the protein MADEREDTTIYKVVVNHEEQYSIWPADRENALGWKDAGKQGLKAECLEYIKQVWTDMRPLSLRKKMEEAALKN
- the fruA gene encoding response regulator transcription factor FruA; amino-acid sequence: MANNQAAIRVSILEGPWAAWENLADGLRGEGVAVTSVTRDVRLFLDGLGTDPPQVAVMDVEGDSEAAVGCSVTEGINLLREARKRRLEVRMLLLSAVSAPEVISQCFDEGASGYLFRKGLGTSAVSSAINSLVRGERLFPVQLLRNDFEHPPVTSPTASVLLALTQREREVLAYVAGGADNLKIAAHLQIAERTVKSHVTQLYRKLGAENRTQLALRACHLGVRPPPDL
- a CDS encoding RDD family protein codes for the protein MSTVSTPHLAVATPERVALSLPVAGIGYRCLAWLVDATLLFFFWVVAYFLFTLLVSDVLGVFQGLSGLGQTLLVVGVFATQWLYWTVGEVFFHGQTLGKKALRIRVVRLDGSPVGVYESAVRNLCRAVDFLPGLYATGCISMLLTPQHRRLGDLLAGTVLVRDERIDLDKYTAAAPGDAGPGAGAATGRMLAPDEVELVLAFLTRAPGLQPDARRRMGARLVEKVGGLADEEKAAVLASPEATEAYLRARVRAGR